A genomic stretch from Candidatus Hydrogenisulfobacillus filiaventi includes:
- a CDS encoding Type II/IV secretion system ATP hydrolase TadA/VirB11/CpaF, TadA subfamily, which produces MRTWSGGAGPLAPAPSQAVPEVSDAYLAARRAATDWLTRHYSGLLADPAGQERAVAEAIAQALAETGAPADLARRLRTDLWAAVLGAGPLQAYLEDPLVTEIAVTGTMVWVERAGRWHREPDLPSPEAAFRVAEDLAAKVGRRFQQAHPRVDLTWPDGSRVNLVHPALCPKGAVITIRKRNQGLALELADLVRLGVLTAEMAGLLVAAVRGRLNVLLSGSTGAGKTTNLRALANAALTDPAERVITLEDTEELRLVHPHTVPLVSTQGQGNELTITLHDLFVNALRMRPDRLLVGEVRSVEALDMLEAGMSEHGGMLTTMHLEAPERFGPRLFWLAQRAGWDVSLESITREAYQVFGLVAHVDKFADGTRRVTRISEPDGTGMRDLWRWDPEAGRHVAVGELSPARVRKILDNGGGWPPAPWEVAP; this is translated from the coding sequence ATGCGGACGTGGAGCGGCGGGGCCGGTCCTCTGGCACCGGCCCCGTCACAGGCGGTGCCGGAGGTTTCCGATGCGTACCTCGCGGCCCGGCGGGCGGCCACGGACTGGCTGACCCGGCATTACAGCGGCCTCTTGGCGGATCCCGCCGGCCAGGAGCGGGCGGTGGCCGAGGCCATCGCCCAGGCCCTGGCGGAGACGGGAGCCCCGGCGGATCTGGCCCGCCGCCTGCGGACGGACCTGTGGGCGGCGGTGCTGGGGGCCGGCCCCTTGCAGGCCTACCTGGAGGACCCCCTGGTCACCGAGATCGCGGTGACCGGGACCATGGTCTGGGTGGAACGAGCGGGCCGGTGGCACAGGGAGCCCGACCTGCCCTCGCCGGAGGCGGCCTTCCGGGTGGCGGAGGACCTGGCGGCCAAGGTGGGCCGCCGGTTCCAGCAGGCGCATCCCCGGGTGGACCTCACCTGGCCGGACGGTAGCCGCGTGAATCTGGTCCATCCCGCGCTCTGCCCCAAGGGGGCCGTGATCACCATCCGGAAGCGCAACCAGGGCCTGGCCCTGGAGCTCGCGGATCTCGTCCGCCTGGGGGTGCTGACGGCGGAGATGGCGGGCCTCCTGGTGGCCGCCGTGCGTGGCCGGCTGAACGTGTTGCTGTCCGGCTCCACCGGCGCGGGCAAGACCACCAACCTGCGGGCCCTGGCCAACGCGGCCCTCACCGACCCGGCGGAACGGGTGATCACCCTCGAGGACACCGAGGAGCTCCGGCTCGTCCATCCCCACACCGTGCCCCTCGTCAGCACCCAGGGCCAGGGGAACGAGCTCACCATCACCCTGCACGACCTCTTCGTGAACGCCCTGCGCATGCGCCCGGACCGGCTTCTCGTGGGCGAGGTGCGCAGCGTGGAGGCGCTCGACATGCTGGAGGCGGGCATGAGCGAACACGGGGGCATGCTCACCACCATGCACCTCGAGGCGCCGGAGCGCTTCGGGCCTCGCCTGTTCTGGCTCGCCCAGCGGGCGGGCTGGGACGTGAGCCTGGAGAGCATCACCCGCGAGGCCTACCAGGTCTTCGGCCTGGTGGCGCATGTGGACAAGTTCGCCGACGGCACGCGGCGCGTCACCCGCATCAGCGAGCCGGACGGGACCGGCATGCGGGATTTGTGGCGCTGGGACCCGGAGGCGGGCCGCCATGTGGCCGTGGGCGAGCTCTCCCCGGCCCGGGTGCGGAAGATCCTGGACAACGGTGGCGGCTGGCCCCCGGCCCCATGGGAGGTGGCCCCATGA